The window ATGTTGTTATTCAGTGGAATTTGGATCTTTTTGCCTGGTGTTTTGTTGGCGATTGTCGGTGGCTTGTTATACCTCTTAATTGACGCCGATAAATGTGTCTTGCAAAACGCTAGTACATATCTGTGGGCACAATTGAAGGGACTAGTACAACCATTTTCAAGCGTGACTGTAGGGACCTGTGTTGCCCTAGATGGGCGCGAATCTCTGCCATCCTCTGTGGTGATAAATGAACCGCTTTTCCAAGATGCGGCCATTAAGCTTCTCAAATCCTTTGGATGGGCTTTCAGTTCGCTCTTTGTATTGTACTTGCCTATTGGTGTTTATCTTGTCGTTAAGGCAGTTAAAAGAGGTAAGGAAATCAAAGAAGACAAATATATTCGAGGGGCGAAACTTGTTTCATCCGAAAAACTGAAAGGAGAAATCGTAGAAAAGCACGGTGCTTCTGATTTAACCCTTGGCGATTTTCCCTTACCTACAGGATTTTCAAAAAAGCACACCTTGATTAGTGGCACCACGGGTGCCGGTAAATCTACAGCACTAACTCATTTACTTAAAGCTATTCGTGCTCGTGGAGACCGAGCCGTGGTATATGACAAGAAGGGCGAATTCGTAGAGATGTTCTATCGGGACGGGGTAGATCACATACTCAATCCGGCTGACAGCCGCTCACACCAGTGGACTCCGTGGGAAGAAATGGCAGGGCCATTCGATGCGGACTGGATAGCTGAAACACTTTTACCTAGTTCTAATAATAACAGTGGTTCTGAGAAGTTCTTTGCATCTGCTGCCAGAGCGGTTGTTTCTGCCGCACTTCAGAATCTATATCTAGATGGGCCGAAGTCATTGCTTTCACTTCTTCGGGCGACGGCGTGGAATGACCTAGAATTACTCAAAGAACTGGTTGCAGGCACTCCAGCAGCGACATATTTCAATGAAGATAATGAGCGAACCCTCGAAAGTATTCGTTCAACAATCGTAGATGGTGTTCGTCCACTTCGCCTGTTGAAAGAAGAAAACACAAAGGGATTTTTCTCAATAAGAGATTGGATAGCAGAAGGCGACGAACAAGGTGCTGATGATTCATGGCTTTTCCTACCGGTAAGGGAATCTGAAATTGAGATTCAGAAGCCTCTAATCTCGACGTGGATTCAATCAGTTGCTAAGGGATTGATGGCGTGCGGTGTCAATAGTGATCGAACGCTTTGGATTGTTGTCGATGAGCTACCAAGTCTCAAAAAAATTCCCGCTCTTTCTATGTTGATGGCCGAAGGGAGGGGCTTCGGTGCGGCTGTTGTTTTGGGGATTCAGGAAATAAACCAATTAGAGGAAGAGTTCGGGAAAAACACTTCTAAAACCATACTTGGCTTGTGCTCCACACAGTTTCATTTTCGTTTGAATAATGCCGACACTGCTGAGTGGGTCTCCAAAGTACTTGGTGAAGCTGAGCGTGAGGAAGTTGATGAAGACTTAAACTACTCCGCCGATGACATTCGAGACGGAGTTCGGGTCAGTTCTAAACGTCAAAACCGAAAAATTGTGCTTACCAGTGAAATCATGGACCTGCCTGATTTGTCTTGTTTTGCCAAAATTTGGGGTGTGGAGAGTAAAGCCCGTATTGATATTCCCTTCTTGAGACTTCCAAAGATCGCTGACGGTTTTATTCAAGGTGATGAGAATGAGACAGTTGGTATGCGTCTGCTCAATGCCGCACGGGCCTTGAAAATGGAAGCTGATACTGACGTTGCTCCGAAAGAACTTTCCAATAAGCATGGTACTGAGGTGTCTAAAGGGCAATTACCAGCCCTAAGTGATATAGAACAGGAAGTACATTCAGTGTTGGGAACGGATGGAGTGGATGATTTGGTATTTGGTCTGCTTGGAAAAGGAGGCAAAAAATCATGATGTCACCCAAAGCAATAAAAAGTGCCTCTCAGGCAGGTCATTACTTTGAAAAAGACGATTATTACGTTGATGGTTTGTCCCCGTCTGAATGGTTTGGCGACGGAGCGGAAACACTGGGATTGTCAGGAGACGTAGATAGAGAAACCTTCAAATCTCTTCTGGAGGGACAGCTCCCAGACGGGCAAAAACTTGGAACTGTAAGAGATGGCGAGTGGAAGCATCAACCTGGAATTGACTTAACGTTTTTAGCACCCAAGAGCGTTTCTATTTTATCCGAGGTCGTGGGTGATCAGAGACTACTTAGCGCCCACGACAAAGCTGTACAAGCCGTTTTACGCTATATAGAGCAAGAGTATATTGTTACAAGGAACCGCAATCGAGCTGAAAATACTGTTGAGTATGAGAAAACAGCTTCAATGGTTGCGGCAACTTTTAAGCATACAACCAGCCGCGCTTTTGATCCACTTCTGCATACTCATGTGGTGGTTATGAATGCGACGCAGCGGGCGGATGGGCTATGGAGATCTATTGAGAACAAGCCCCTTTTCATCGACCAGAAGCACCTTGGCCTTATTTATCGTCAATATCTTGCGGAAGAAGTGCAGTCTTTGGGCTACGGTCTTGATCACGAAAAAGGTGGAACTTGGGAAATTGCGTCTATTAGTAAAGAGGTCATTCGCGAGTTCTCAAAGCGTTCAGAGGCAATAGAGAAAGCTCTGGAGGCTCGTGGGAAAACACGAGATTCAGCGACAGCCGCAGAGAAAGAAACAGCGACTCTTGACACTCGGGATCGCAAGGTTCACATGGAGCGTGGAGAGCTTCTTGAAAAGTGGCATGCCGAAATCGGTGAAGACAAACTTAACGATCTGAAGAAGGTTATTCGACAATCACAAGCCAATATCCCGACGCTTGAAATGAAAACGGAAGCTCTTCTGGAGCGTGTTAAAGTGGCAAATGAAGCCGTCATGTGGGCGACAGAACACCTTGGAGAGCGTGATACATCTTGGACGCACCATGATCTAGTCAAAGAGGCGAGTCGTTATGCCGGATCGCGAGTACTACTTTCTGATGTTAACAATGCGATTGATGCTGCAATTGGCAGTGGTCAGCTCATAGATAAGTCGGTTAGAACCTTTGATAAGGTTAGCAAGCGAGAGATTGATGTGCGGGGATATACGTCGAAAGCGGCCATCGACATCGAGGATGAGGTACTCAAGGAAGAATACCTTGGCCGCGACCGTGTTCAGGCATTATGCAGCCGGGAACAGGCTGCTGCGGCCATTTCCAATGCTGAGGAGAAGGCCAACGAATTCGGATATGAGTGGAACGCTGACCAACGGAAAGCTACTGAGGGCATTCTGCTCTCCGAGAATCGGATCGTTGGAGTGCAAGGGTTCGCCGGTACGGCTAAAACTACCTCCGTCCTCCGAACTGTAGCTGAGACAGCGAGGGATATGGGGTATGAGGTTAGGGGGCTTACCCCTACGAATTCTGCTGGTCAGAGTTTGATTGATGGTGCTGGAATTCAGTCTGGAACAATTCAGTCTTTTCTGGCACAAAACCGCAACGAGTGGGTTCAAGAACGGAAAACTCATACCCAGATCGATAAAATTGATAAGCGGTTAGAGCAAATCGAAAAAGCCCTCTCCAATCCGTATGTTGATGAAAAGACGGGGATTCTTATTCCCGAGAATTCACCGCTCTATCAGAAACGACTCGACGAACTCCAATATGAAAGATCAGAGTTACAGGGAGAACGTGACGGTCTTGGAAAAATGTTGGAAAAAACTCCTCAACTTTGGATTGTGGATGAGTCCAGCATGGTAGGCTCCAAGCTAATGCGAGACCTCTTGCAACGTGCGGGGCAATCGGGGGCTAGTGTCGTATTGACCGGTGATATTCGTCAGCTAGCCTCAGTCGAAGCTGGTGCTGCTTTCAGGCAGCTTCAAAATCACGGGATGGAAACCTATCATCTAGAAGAAATCGTTCGACAGACGAACCGAGGTACTCGGGATGCGGTGTATCTCTCCCTTATGAAGAATGCCTCTCACGCTCTCAGTCGATTAGAGGAGAGCGGTAGCACGATAAAGGAAATGGTTTCTCGTAAAAAAAACGGAAAAATCGACCATGAGAAAAGCGGTGAAGCCCGCAGACAAGAGCTTGTGACGGACTACATGGCTCTTGCGCCGCAGGAACGAGCCAAAAGTATTATCCTCGAACCAAGCCGTGAGGGCCGTCGTCGCACGAATGAATTAGTTCGTGAAGCATTAAAGAAAGAAGGCACTCTGGGCGAAGAGCTCCGAACTAACCAGCTATCACCAGTCGATGCAACCGAAGCTGAACGGCGTGTGGTGACATCGTATCAAAATGAGCAAATCGTCCGGTTTGCGCGTAGCTTCAAGCGTGAGGGCATCAAGAAGGGCCTGTATTATCAGGTTGTTGGGCGAGATAATAACGATATCTTGCTTAAGAAGTTCGGGGCCAATGAGCAGGCTGACCTGATTCGCTTCTCCCCTGAACGCTATGCGGCCAAGAACATCCAGATGTTCAACCTAACTGAAAGTGGTTTGGCCGTTGGTGAGACGATCGTCTGGCGTGATAATGATAAGCCGACTGGACGATTGAACAATGACACCGCCACGGTTGAGAAGATAGAAGGCACGAACGTAACTTTCAGACTTTCAAATGGTAAAACCGGTGAGTTTGACATGTTCAAACTGGCTAATTCCCATTGGGATCACGGTTACGCCATGACTGTTCACTCTGCCCAAGGTAAAACAGCCCAGAACGTATTTGTGCACGCGGAAACCAACCGGGAAGCTTTATTGAACACAGAACAGTTTTACGTGCAGATATCAAGAGCAAAGGACCGCGTGTATCTATACACCGATTCAAAGGAAGGGTTTGTCCGAGCTGTGGAGCAGCGTTCAGGTCAAAAACAGACGGCTAAGGAAAGCCGTTACCAGTCTCTGGAACCGCTTGACCACTTGATTGATAAGCTATGGCAGCATCCAGAATCAGGACGCTCGTTAGAGCAATTAGCGGATAGGGTTCAAGAACGCGAGAAATCAAGAGGTGACAGACAGCACAGTCTAACAAGATGATTGCTGTCTATTGTCCAAATTGGGCAGTTTGGCGTACTGGCTAGACTGCCCTTTTATTTGAAAATGAAATGGATTCGAAACCAAAAGGGAGATCTAAAAGTGAAAGTTCTTTTTACGTCAATCGCTGTAATGACTGTATTGGCAGGTTGTTCCGCGACTATGCCAAATATCACCGGCAACACTCAGTCAAATATGCCGACTCAAAAAGTAGAAAAAACAGAGCCGAACATCCAGGCGGCACTAGCCGACATGAAACTTGTTGGATTCAAACAGGAAGATTTCGGTAGCGAGGAGGCATTCAACTCGGCAGCTAAGATGGTGGCAAATTTAGGTGCCGAGTGGCAAACCTTCAACTTGTGGACAGCGGAGCTGCTAGGTCAAGAGAATCAAACGCAAGCCTTGGATCGCATTCGCACTGCCAACGATAAGCGACGCCAAGAACAACGGCGATGGAGTTTCTCAAACTTAGATAGCAGTTCAGATAAAGCTAATATGGCTATGAAGTATGGATTCCATGATTGCTTCAATGATTCTGGCGAATTGCGCTCCGTTGACGACTTCATCAGCTATTATGCGCTTACCAACGCTGCCTCTTTCCAAAGCACGGTTGAGATTTATGAGCGTTGTCTAATCAACGGAGGTAGTGAGTGTACGGAGAACGGTCAGGAACTGAGCTTGGATAAATTCTTGGTGAACTATAATGAAGCCGCCTCGCAGGAGAAAAAGGAGCAAGCCTTTAATGAATATTACGAATACTGTGCAGTGCGGACTCCAGTTTCATCTGTTCAATACACTATCTCGTCTCATGATAATGATGTGATGGGCAGCCTTATTGCGGCAGCTGCGTCGCGAGTTGGTTGGGATAGTGCGCTTAAAATGTCTCGTGATTTGTTAAACATGCAATCCAGATCAGGAGCAATGAATATGATTGCTGCCAACTTCTATAATTATCAACGAACTGGATACTTTGATGCGTTTGATATCAGACCGTTCGCAATTGGGCGCTCCAGTGTCATATCCGTAATGCACGTGGGTGGTATGTGTGCAGCGTTTGGTGCAGGTAATAGCAGCCAGGATAGTGACATCGAAATTGATGAGCTCGCTATCGCGCTGGGAGCTAAACCTCGTCAAGCGGATGGTGGTTATCACTGCTTGAAATGGACAGATGGTAACTGGAAACGTGTTGCTGATTACATTGCTGGCGAAAGCGAGGGTCTTCGTGGGTTTATGTCGGTGTACTCTCCTACATTCAACAGCTATCAGGTGCCCTATTGGAGCTATCCCGGTCCGTACCAGCACGACTCAATTATTCAGACTCAGCTCCAGAAAAAAGGAAGTGGTATTGCAAGTTACACAGAGAAAGTCACGGAGCGGGAAACCTGCTCCACATATGCGGCAGGCCATTCAGGACTCGCAACTTGGTCTTATCCTGCCTGTGATTACCTAGAAAAGGCAAGCGAGTCAATGAAGGCCAAAGAAAAAATGATGCAAGCCACAGGTCGGTTTGATGCCTATATATGCAGCAGGTCTGAGGCTGTGAATGGCTATGGCAAACCGGATCTGTCACGTTGTCCCACAGTCTTTTCTCGTGAACAAGTAGAAGCTGGCGAACACAAACGCTAGATCATTGAATTCAATTTCCACACTCTTCGTTTAGGGGCTCAGGCCCCTTTCTTTTTGTCCAAATTGGGCACTTTGGCGTGCCATCTAATGCTTGCTCACCTGAGAAAATATTAGCTCAAAGAGAGTATAGATAAATGAGGACACTATGGCGGCAGATATTCAAGTTAACGGATTAGTACTTCCAATAAATGACGCTCATATTCATCAAAGACGAGGTGTAACCGCTGCAAGAACAGAAGCAGGTGAACCTCTTCACTTCACAGTATTAAAGTGCATCGATGGTCGGTACACGAAAACTTATTGTGGACTAGCAAGAGTAGATAATACCGATGACTTTTTGAAGATCATGGAGTGGGGAGATCATTTCGAACCTATTGCTTCTTGGTATCAAGGGGGCACTCAATGATTAATAGTATTTTCAGAAAAATCTTCAGAAGAGAGCTCAAGCCTGATCTGTACTCTCAACTATCCAACCTTGTGGCTGAAATGCGGACTTATCAGGCTGAGATCGAGCGCTTTCATGCAGGTATAGAGGCGTCAGCTAGCCACTTTGAACACATCATCGAGCCCAATAATTTCATTAGCGCAGAGTGGGTTAATGGAAACCTGCATGTAAAACATCGTCATTAAGAGGTAATTGGAATGGAATTGAACGAAAAAGCGAAAGTTGCGGCGCTCTATCAAGAACTTAGCAAAGCTGATGGCTCTGACCCCAACAAGTTGGTTGGGCAGCTTGAATCAGCGGCTAAGTCAATTGTGCAAAGCATGAATAGTCATCCTATTAAAGATAAGCAGATGAAAACCAGCGTTTTTGATCATGTTCATATGAATGAGCAGTATCGGCAGCTATCTGAGCAGCAGATGAAAATTGTTGATTCTGTCCAGTTGCTAATAAAGCAAGTCGAAAGCATGGGGCACGAGAAACCAACTCAAGATAACTGGCTCTCTAAAACACTTTCTAACTATCAGCGGGGATATTTAGAGAACGATATTTTTACCGAGGCCGCAGGTGCTTTAGTTTGGATGGCGGCAAAGGCTATTCAGAAAATCTTTTTTGAGTCAGACAAGACAAAGCAGCAACAATCTGCCCAGGAACTAAAAAAAGATATTGGGAAAATGACAAAAGCTCTAGGTGTTGAGTTGTCACGCCTTCAACTAGCCGCCAAAACAGAGCAGCGACATGGGCTTATGTCTGAAGCCATCACTAATGCCAAGCAATTAGAACAAGGTGGTCAACAGAAAGAAGCCGACAGGCTGATTGTTAGCACCTATAACAAGCTATCCCAGTCCGCTAGAAAAGACTATAGCCAATATCAACCTCAACCAGAACATCATAAAGCCATAGCTCAAGCTCAAGCGAGAGAGAAAGTGCGTCACTCCGCAATAGAAAACCAAAATCAACTAAGCAACGAGCCCAAAATAGATCGAGACAAAAACAAGTCTATTTCTCGTTAATTATTTTTAAGCAATTGAGGAAACTGAAATGAAAAAAACAATCTTCATTCTGACTGCTGCATCCCTGTTTTCTTTGGCCGGGTGTGCAACTAAACCAGAAATCTGTACCACCTCACTAACTATTTTTAAGATCCCAGCAAGTGATGAGACCATTGATGTTACCTACAAGATCGAACATGGCAAAGATTGCCTTATTACCATGGCACTAGGCCCTCAAGGTAATGAGCAGAAATATATGGCTGCTCTTGATGGGGAATCTCGACGTTGCCTGGAGGATGTAACAGGGGAGAGCCAAGCAGGATTGCGTCTGGACTTCTCTGATGTTCGTCAAAATAATCCGGTGGTAATTAATTATAAGCAGACTGGACCGAGCCCTTTAGAGGAACTAGTAGCGCTTAAGCCGGATGAGGCAAAATAAGAGTTACCTCAAATTTTAACATTTATAAACAAAGGCAGGTTATCTGCCTTTTTTGCCATCTATAGTGGCTTAAAACTCACCTGACTTTGGTGTCTGTTCGAATAAGGATGATTCTAATGGCCATAAATACGGGGATTGCCGTGCCAAAAACACACATTCACCAATGAAAAGATATTCTCATCGAAAACAACTGAATATACATAGTCCCTTAGTAATTTCAAATTTATCACATTGGAGAAAAACCAAGATCCTAATTCCTGAGCAAATGCCAATTTGACGAATGGATTTAGAGCTTGAAATCTCATGAGAGATTGGCACTAATTCCGGGGAAAGGTCAGAGTAATTAATACGGACTGCGACATTACGCTGGTAGCAGCCCAAATTATTTCTATCAGTGGTGATTTGTCTTTGAGATTAGGGGAATTACATACGCCAAAAAAAGTTACTTTAGGTTTATAACTATCGTCATTGTTAATGAGTGACTTGTCTCTCTTTTCGTTCAATTCTATTGACCAATTTTTTCTTTGGGTACAAAGTGTTTATATCTAAATTAACAGCTGAATCGTTAATTTTGTTGCGAGAAGGAATGTGCGGTTACGACAGAGTATTGCTCCTACCGCGAACTATCAAACATGGAGAGTTAGTCAATATGCACATCGAAACCGTCTGTATTCGTAATTTTCGGCGACTAAAGAATGTTCGCATCGATCTCGCGTCAGATATATCTATCTTTGTTGGGGCTAATAACAGCGGAAAGACATCAGCAGCGCACGCCCTCCAACTATTCACTTCGGCGTCTAAGGACAAATTTTCACTTCACGACTTTAGTGCCGAATGTTGGGAAGCAATCAACTCATTTGGCGAAGGTGTTAGTGGCATCGAGCTACCAAACATTGCCATCGACATATGGTTTAGCGTAAAACCAGCAGATCTTTATCGAGTAATCGATTTGTTGCCTAGCTTAGAATGGCAAGGCAATTTAGTCGGGATTCGAGTAGAATTCGCTGCTGTAGACACTCTGTTGTTAAGAAGCAGTTTCCAAGAAGTTCGAAATCGCGCTCGTCAGGCGGTTATTCAAGCTACAGTTCAAAATCCTAGTATTACTGGATATGACCCACAACCCCGCACCCTTTGCGACTTTTTATCAGATACCTCAAATAACTATCTGCGAAAAAGTTTTGAGTTTAATTATTACGTTCTTGACATCGCGCAGCATGACAGCAACCTTGTTGCTTTAGATGGTTACAAACCTCTACAACTGATGCCTGGCAAAGGCCGTAGCGGCAAAGACGTACTGAATAGTCTCGTCAAAGTAGATTGCTTGCACGCTCAACGCCATCTTTCAGATTCTAATAGCGGTTCTCGCTCTGAGGACTTATCTCGTTGTTTGAGTCGTTTCTATGAAAGAAACCTCGAGAAACACGGTGAGGATCACGAAGCGCAACGTGCGCTTTACCAATCTGAGACCATGTTAAACGACCATCTTGAACGGGTCTTTGGCCCCACACTCGAACAATTAGCTCAACTTGGCTACCCTGGAGTTCACAACCCTCGGCTGTTGATTAAGACAGCTCTGAATCCTGCTACTATCCTCAGTAGTCACGATGGTGCTCGCGTTCACTACGCTTTAGGCTCCGAGGGTCGTACGGAGGCTACTCTGCCAGACAGGTACAATGGGCTTGGTTTCAAAAACTTGATCTACATGGTTGTTGAACTTCTTGATGCTCACGCCAGATGGATAGATCTAGAAGAAAACCGTCCTCCGCTCCATTTGATATTTATTGAGGAGCCAGAAGCACATCTGCATGCTCAGCTGCAACAGGTTTTCATTCGTAAAGTACTGGATATCCTCGCAACCCCCGAAAAAGACATACCGTATTGCACCAGCCAGCTTGTGGTCACTACGCATTCGCCACATGTACTCTTCGAACGCGGCTTTAAACCTATCCGTTATTTTCGCCGAACTACCGATGAAGGAGTCCAACGTTCTCAGGTTCTCAGCATGAAAGCATTTTATGAGACAGCTAACGATCCGAGCGTTCCATCTGATCGCACTAGAGACTTCCTAGAACGTTATTTAAGACTCACTCATTGCGATCTATTCTTCGCGGACGCAGCGATTCTGGTTGAGGGCAATGTCGAGCGATTACTGATGACTCAAATGATCGCTAAAGCCGCACCTAAGTTGCAGTCAAACTACCTGAGTATCCTTGAAATAGGTGGTGCATTCGGCCATAGATTCAAAGGTCTCATCGACTTCTTAGGCCTTACTACTTTAATAGTTACCGACATAGACAGCGTCTTCGCTCCTATCGTCAGCGCTGACAACCAACAGGAAGAGGACGCACAACCTGACGACGATGATGCTAATGCAGCTCCCGATTTTGATGAAGAATCGGAAGAGGCTGAAGCTGCTCGCCGAGGACGCAAGGCTTGTATGGTCAATGAGGCTGGAGCGCTCACGTCAAATCAAACCTTAGTAAAATGGCTTCCAGGTCTAAGTTCCATTACCGAATTGCTGGCTGCATCACCCGAACAACGTACTCAACAAAGAGCAGTATCCAGTGATGCATTAGTGCATGTTGCTTACCAAACTCCGGTTGACGTGACTTGGCGAGGCATAACTGAATCACTAACAGGGAGGACTTTAGAGGAAGCTTTTGCGTTACAAAATCTAGTATGGTGTCAAGATTTTGAGCGCAAGGATCTTGGATTACGCATAAAAGGGGCTAACAACTTAGACTTGAATGGTATTGCGCAAAGCTTGTATCGCAAAGTTAAGAATACCAGTTTCCACAAGACCGACTTTGCCTTAGCTCTATTGGCTCACAATCCGACGGAATGGGTTGTTCCGAATTATATAGCAGAGGGCCTATGCTGGTTGGAAGATGAGATAGCGCCTCCATCTGATGATGAGGTAGCTCACTTGGCAAACATCGGGGATATTGGCATATGACTAGCCGTATAGGGCAGCCAGATACACAGGCAGATCTGGAGTTACGTGCTTGCTTGGACAAAACCCCACCATCTAGTTTCGTTATGGTCGCAGGTGCTGGGTCGGGCAAGACTACATCACTAGTGAAGGCCCTGGCCCACCTTGGGCAAACGAGGAGAACTGAATTAAAAACTCATAACCAGCAAGTTGCTTGTATAACTTACACTGAGGTAGCTGTTAACGAAATCTGGGGGGATGTGGGCCATGATTCGCTGTTTCACGTATCAACAATCCATAGTTTCTTGTGGATAGTAATACGTCCGTTTCAGTTCGATCTCAAAACTTGGGTTCTCGCTCGTATTAACGAAAAGATCACCGAAGCTCAAGAGCATCATGACAAGCCAAGAACCCGAGAAGCAACACGCGAAAGATTGCTTCAAGATATCGCGCGTTATCAAAGACAGTTGGAGGTTGTGCAGCACCTGACGCATTTCACATATGGAGCAGGTAGTGATTTTAATCGTGGCGTACTTGGCCACTCGGACGTCATAAATGCAGCTGTCACGTTAATTGAACAAAGCCAGCTATTACGTGGCATTATCGCGAGTCGGTATCCAGTAATTTTCGTTGATGAAAGCCAAGACACAAGATCTGATATCGTGGCAGCCTTTCGCAATATTGCTGAGACTACTGAGGTAAAGTTTTGTTTAGGTTTTTTTGGCGACCCAATGCAAAAAATTTATATGGATGGCGCAGGTGCGATTGACATACCGGTTAACTGGACACAGATCACAAAACCAGAAAATTTCAGATGCCCGCTACGCGTACTAAAAGTTGTAAACGCTGTGCGCCAACCTGGAGATGGATTAGAACAAACTCGAGGGAGAGTGAGTGAAGTAGACGGAGTTCTGGTGCCAATCGAAGGTTCGGCTAGGATCTTTCTGCTGTCTGCTGACAATAATCGTTCAGAGAAAATGGTAAAGGTTCGTGAATGGCTCCGATTAGTCAATAACGATGAGCTTTGGAGGAGTGATGACCGCGCAGCAGATGTCCGAGCATTAGTAGTAGTCCATCGTATGGCCGCTACTCGGCTCGGTTTCCCAAACCTGTATTCAGCTCTTAACGACAACGCTCCCTCGAGCTTAAAGGAAGGGCTGAAAGATGGCACTAGTTGGCCGCTAAGACCCTTTATTACATATCTATTACCGTTGACATTGGCCGTCCACCAAAATCGTAAGTTTGATGTCATGAGCATATTACGAACTAATTGCCCGATTTTGAGTTCGACGAATTTGTCCAGCGCTAACACCGCAGATATTCTGTTGAAACTACAGACGTCTACTTTAGAGCTTGCACGCCTCATGCGATCGAGAGACGCCACCATTCGGGATGCACTTAATTTTGCATTTAATGCCGGTATATTGCAGCTTGAAGAAGCATGGCAAAAGTATTTAGGCTCAAATTCAGAATCTCTAGAAACTGATAGCAATGATTCTGAAATACCTTCCGTGATTGCCTTTCTGGATTGCAACATCAATGAGCTGACTGGTTACCGTCACTACCTTGAGGACCTATCACCGTTTGCTACCCAGCAAGGCGTCAAAGGAGCAGAATTCGAACGAGTAATGGTATTGATCGACGATGAAGAGGGGCAAAGTCAAAAGCAGTTTTCCTACGGTAAATACTTTGGCATAACGGAGCTGTCAGACAACGATAATCAGAATATTGCAATTGGAAAAGATAGTGTAATTGAACGGACAAGACGACTCTTTTACGTATGCTGTTCACGAGCCACACGCGACCTTGCCGTAATTATGTTCGTTACGGACATTGAAGTAGCTAAAGAACAGGTTCAACAGTCAGGACTGTTCGAATCTACGGATATTATTGATGAAGCTACTATTGACGCTACTCTAAGCTCAAATTCAGAGCGTAGCGATGTATGGCATTGATGAAAACCGATCTCAACAAGAAAATACAGCAGCTTTACGATATGACATTTTCAGATGATGAGAGCGATGAGTTTCCATGAAAAAATGAAGAGAGGTAAGTAATGATAGAGGTCTATCCACATCTATTTGTTGGTAATGAAAATGATGCAACAACCGTATTAAGGGAAAATGGTTGGTACATTATTCATGCCTGCAAAGAACCATATCACCGACAAGCTCTAGGTTACTCTGGCAGAGGCGCACCGAATTCTCACCCAGAATACTTAATCGCGAAACGAGATGGTCGACTAATTCTTAATTTAGTTGATGCACCTGATCCTGCATATATTTCAAAAGAAATCATGGATGCAGCTGTAAATGCCATCGTTGAAAACATTTCGGATAAAAAAGTTCTTGTGCATTGTAACCAAGGTATGTCACGTT of the Shewanella baltica genome contains:
- a CDS encoding type IV secretion system DNA-binding domain-containing protein, which gives rise to MATIRKGRIGDFVRGADTWLHSQQMLLFSGIWIFLPGVLLAIVGGLLYLLIDADKCVLQNASTYLWAQLKGLVQPFSSVTVGTCVALDGRESLPSSVVINEPLFQDAAIKLLKSFGWAFSSLFVLYLPIGVYLVVKAVKRGKEIKEDKYIRGAKLVSSEKLKGEIVEKHGASDLTLGDFPLPTGFSKKHTLISGTTGAGKSTALTHLLKAIRARGDRAVVYDKKGEFVEMFYRDGVDHILNPADSRSHQWTPWEEMAGPFDADWIAETLLPSSNNNSGSEKFFASAARAVVSAALQNLYLDGPKSLLSLLRATAWNDLELLKELVAGTPAATYFNEDNERTLESIRSTIVDGVRPLRLLKEENTKGFFSIRDWIAEGDEQGADDSWLFLPVRESEIEIQKPLISTWIQSVAKGLMACGVNSDRTLWIVVDELPSLKKIPALSMLMAEGRGFGAAVVLGIQEINQLEEEFGKNTSKTILGLCSTQFHFRLNNADTAEWVSKVLGEAEREEVDEDLNYSADDIRDGVRVSSKRQNRKIVLTSEIMDLPDLSCFAKIWGVESKARIDIPFLRLPKIADGFIQGDENETVGMRLLNAARALKMEADTDVAPKELSNKHGTEVSKGQLPALSDIEQEVHSVLGTDGVDDLVFGLLGKGGKKS
- the mobF gene encoding MobF family relaxase, which produces MMSPKAIKSASQAGHYFEKDDYYVDGLSPSEWFGDGAETLGLSGDVDRETFKSLLEGQLPDGQKLGTVRDGEWKHQPGIDLTFLAPKSVSILSEVVGDQRLLSAHDKAVQAVLRYIEQEYIVTRNRNRAENTVEYEKTASMVAATFKHTTSRAFDPLLHTHVVVMNATQRADGLWRSIENKPLFIDQKHLGLIYRQYLAEEVQSLGYGLDHEKGGTWEIASISKEVIREFSKRSEAIEKALEARGKTRDSATAAEKETATLDTRDRKVHMERGELLEKWHAEIGEDKLNDLKKVIRQSQANIPTLEMKTEALLERVKVANEAVMWATEHLGERDTSWTHHDLVKEASRYAGSRVLLSDVNNAIDAAIGSGQLIDKSVRTFDKVSKREIDVRGYTSKAAIDIEDEVLKEEYLGRDRVQALCSREQAAAAISNAEEKANEFGYEWNADQRKATEGILLSENRIVGVQGFAGTAKTTSVLRTVAETARDMGYEVRGLTPTNSAGQSLIDGAGIQSGTIQSFLAQNRNEWVQERKTHTQIDKIDKRLEQIEKALSNPYVDEKTGILIPENSPLYQKRLDELQYERSELQGERDGLGKMLEKTPQLWIVDESSMVGSKLMRDLLQRAGQSGASVVLTGDIRQLASVEAGAAFRQLQNHGMETYHLEEIVRQTNRGTRDAVYLSLMKNASHALSRLEESGSTIKEMVSRKKNGKIDHEKSGEARRQELVTDYMALAPQERAKSIILEPSREGRRRTNELVREALKKEGTLGEELRTNQLSPVDATEAERRVVTSYQNEQIVRFARSFKREGIKKGLYYQVVGRDNNDILLKKFGANEQADLIRFSPERYAAKNIQMFNLTESGLAVGETIVWRDNDKPTGRLNNDTATVEKIEGTNVTFRLSNGKTGEFDMFKLANSHWDHGYAMTVHSAQGKTAQNVFVHAETNREALLNTEQFYVQISRAKDRVYLYTDSKEGFVRAVEQRSGQKQTAKESRYQSLEPLDHLIDKLWQHPESGRSLEQLADRVQEREKSRGDRQHSLTR